One Haemorhous mexicanus isolate bHaeMex1 chromosome 9, bHaeMex1.pri, whole genome shotgun sequence DNA segment encodes these proteins:
- the SELP gene encoding P-selectin isoform X1, with translation MDTGTAVGLQSVGRTRTLGSPGTYLGIAAITWGMVLWVQVGAWTYHYSDPGDYTWEQARNFCQTFFTDLVAIQNQQEIEYLNKSLPFHGRYYWIGLRKLGGIWTWVGTGRALSKEAENWALGEPNNRRSNQDCVEIYIQRPQQAGKWNDEPCNRKKKALCYRASCQPFLCSQHGECVETIGSYRCECYPGFYGPECTDVVQCAKLEPKGVPMNCSHPYRDFSYNSTCEFRCPEGFERRGAGVLRCLPSQEWSANIPTCAAVTCPVLSAPEKGELNCSHLQGNFTFGSTCAFSCQKGFVLMGPESRECTATGTWTGDAPRCEAIACPVLSAPDRGEMHCSHLHGNFTYGSRCAFSCQTGFALVGLQSHECTALGTWTGDTPHCEAVTCPVLSAPEKGELNCSHLHGNFTFGSRCAFSCQKGFVLMGLESRECTATGIWTGDAPRCEAIACPVLSAPEKGELNCSHLHGNFTFGSRCAFSCQKGFVLMGPESRECTATGIWTGDAPRCEAIACPVLSAPEKGELNCSHLHGNFTYGSRCAFSCQKGFVLMGPESRECTATGTWTGDAPRCEAIACPVLSAPEKGELNCSHLHGNFTYGSRCAFSCQTGFALVGLQSHECTALGTWTGDTPHCEAITCPVLRAPEKGELNCSHLHGDFTFGSTCAFSCQTGFVLMGSDSRKCTATGTWTGDAPRCEAIKCSALSTPKMGQSACSHLHGDFTFGSTCAFSCQAGFVLMGPESRDCTALGTWTGDPTHCKAISCPVLSPPSRGQLSCSHVHGNFTYNSTCIFSCEEGFVRMGAEMLRCEATGNWTRDSPVCAEDGAFLKQVLAYSSGSALAVAGLVLSGGLIAFLAKRLSDREEKRKLLKPTSDLGAPGTFTNSAYDANL, from the exons ATGGACACG ggcactgctgtgggACTGCAATCTGTTGGGAGGACAAGGActctgggctctcctggcacctACCTGGGCATCGCTGCCATCACATGGG GCAtggtgctgtgggtgcaggtGGGTGCCTGGACCTACCACTACAGTGACCCAGGGGACTACACATGGGAGCAGGCCAGGAATTTCTGCCAGACCTTCTTTACTGACCTGGTGGCAATCCAGAACCAGCAGGAGATCGAGTACCTCAACAAGAGCCTGCCCTTCCATGGGCGCTACTACTGGATTGGCTTACGCAAGCTGGGTGGCATCTGGACCTGGGTGGGCACCGGGAGGGCGCTGTCCAAGGAGGCAGAGAACTGGGCACTGGGGGAGCCCAACAACCGCCGCTCCAACCAGGACTGCGTGGAGATCTACATCCAGCGGCCACAGCAGGCTGGCAAGTGGAACGACGAGCCCTGCAACCGGAAGAAGAAGGCGCTGTGCTACCGGG cctcctgccagcccttcctGTGCAGCCAGCATGGCGAGTGCGTGGAGACCATTGGGAGCTACCGCTGCGAGTGCTACCCTGGCTTCTATGGCCCTGAGTGCACAGATG TTGTGCAGTGTGCCAAGCTGGAGCCCAAGGGAGTGCCCATGAACTGCAGTCATCCCTACAGAGACTTCAGCTACAACTCCACCTGTGAGTTCAGGTGCCCCGAGGGGTTTGAGCGGCGAGGGGCGGGCGTGCTGCGGTGTCTGCCTTCCCAGGAGTGGTCAGCAAACATCCCCACCTGCGCAG CCGTCACCTGCCCGGTGCTCAGTGCTCCAGAAAAGGGAGAGCTGAACTGCTCCCACCTCCAGGGCAACTTCACCTTTGGCTCCACGTGTGCCTTCTCCTGCCAGAAAGGGTTTGTGCTGATGGGGCCGGAGAGCCGTGAGTGCACAGccacagggacatggacagggGATGCCCCACGCTGTGAAG CCATTGCCTGTCCAGTGCTCAGTGCGCCAGACCGGGGAGAGATGCACTGCTCCCACCTCCATGGCAACTTCACCTATGGATCCAGGTGTGCCTTCTCCTGCCAGACAGGATTTGCCTtggtggggctgcagagccatgaGTGCACAGCCTTGGGGACTTGGACTGGGGACACACCACACTGTGAAG CCGTTACCTGTCCAGTGCTCAGTGCTCCAGAAAAGGGAGAGCTGAATTGCTCCCACCTCCACGGCAACTTCACCTTTGGCTCCAGGTGTGCCTTCTCCTGCCAGAAGGGGTTTGTGCTGATGGGGCTGGAGAGCCGTGAGTGCACAGCCACAGGGATCTGGACTGGGGATGCCCCACGCTGTGAAG CAATTGCCTGTCCAGTGCTCAGTGCTCCAGAAAAGGGAGAGCTGAATTGCTCCCACCTCCACGGCAACTTCACCTTTGGCTCCAGGTGTGCCTTCTCCTGCCAGAAGGGGTTTGTGCTGATGGGGCCAGAGAGCCGTGAGTGCACAGCCACAGGGATCTGGACTGGGGATGCCCCACGCTGTGAAG CAATTGCCTGTCCAGTGCTCAGTGCTCCAGAAAAGGGAGAGCTGAACTGCTCCCACCTCCACGGCAACTTCACCTATGGATCCAGGTGTGCCTTCTCCTGCCAGAAGGGGTTTGTGCTGATGGGGCCGGAGAGCCGTGAGTGCACAGccacagggacatggacagggGATGCCCCACGCTGTGAAG CAATTGCCTGTCCAGTGCTCAGTGCTCCAGAAAAGGGAGAGCTGAACTGCTCCCACCTCCATGGCAACTTCACCTATGGATCCAGGTGTGCCTTCTCCTGCCAGACAGGATTTGCCTtggtggggctgcagagccatgaGTGCACAGCCTTGGGGACTTGGACTGGGGACACACCACACTGTGAAG CCATCACCTGTCCAGTGCTGAGAGCTCCAGAAAAGGGAGAGCTAAACTGCTCCCACCTCCATGGGGACTTCACCTTTGGCTCCACGTGTGCCTTCTCCTGCCAGACAGGGTTTGTGCTGATGGGGTCAGACAGTCGCAAGTGCACAGccacagggacatggacagggGATGCCCCACGCTGTGAAG CCATCAAATGCTCAGCACTGAGCACCCCCAAGATGGGCCAGTctgcctgctcccacctccATGGGGACTTCACCTTTGGCTCCACATGTGCCTTCTCCTGCCAGGCAGGGTTTGTGCTGATGGGGCCGGAGAGCCGTgactgcacagccctggggacctgGACTGGGGACCCCACACATTGCAAAG CCATCAGCTGCCCAGTGCTGTCCCCCCCCAGCAGAGgtcagctgagctgctctcatgTGCATGGGAACTTCACCTACAACTCCACGTGCATCTTTTCCTGCGAGGAGGGGTTTGTTCGGATGGGAGCAGAGATGCTTCGGTGTGAGGCCACGGGGAACTGGACTAGGGATTCCCCTGTCTGTGCAG AGGATGGTGCCTTCCTAAAGCAAGTCCTGGCTTACAGCAGcggctcagccctggcagtaGCTGGTCTTGTGCTCTCTGGGGGGCTCATTGCCTTCCTTGCCAAGAGACTCAGTGACAGAg aggagaagaggaagctCCTGAAACCCACCAG TGACCTGGGAGCGCCGGGCACCTTCACCAACTCAGCATATGATGCCAACCTGTGA
- the SELP gene encoding P-selectin isoform X3, which produces MDTGTAVGLQSVGRTRTLGSPGTYLGIAAITWGMVLWVQVGAWTYHYSDPGDYTWEQARNFCQTFFTDLVAIQNQQEIEYLNKSLPFHGRYYWIGLRKLGGIWTWVGTGRALSKEAENWALGEPNNRRSNQDCVEIYIQRPQQAGKWNDEPCNRKKKALCYRASCQPFLCSQHGECVETIGSYRCECYPGFYGPECTDVVQCAKLEPKGVPMNCSHPYRDFSYNSTCEFRCPEGFERRGAGVLRCLPSQEWSANIPTCAAVTCPVLSAPEKGELNCSHLQGNFTFGSTCAFSCQKGFVLMGPESRECTATGTWTGDAPRCEAIACPVLSAPEKGELNCSHLHGNFTFGSRCAFSCQKGFVLMGPESRECTATGIWTGDAPRCEAIACPVLSAPEKGELNCSHLHGNFTYGSRCAFSCQKGFVLMGPESRECTATGTWTGDAPRCEAIACPVLSAPEKGELNCSHLHGNFTYGSRCAFSCQTGFALVGLQSHECTALGTWTGDTPHCEAITCPVLRAPEKGELNCSHLHGDFTFGSTCAFSCQTGFVLMGSDSRKCTATGTWTGDAPRCEAIKCSALSTPKMGQSACSHLHGDFTFGSTCAFSCQAGFVLMGPESRDCTALGTWTGDPTHCKAISCPVLSPPSRGQLSCSHVHGNFTYNSTCIFSCEEGFVRMGAEMLRCEATGNWTRDSPVCAEDGAFLKQVLAYSSGSALAVAGLVLSGGLIAFLAKRLSDREEKRKLLKPTSDLGAPGTFTNSAYDANL; this is translated from the exons ATGGACACG ggcactgctgtgggACTGCAATCTGTTGGGAGGACAAGGActctgggctctcctggcacctACCTGGGCATCGCTGCCATCACATGGG GCAtggtgctgtgggtgcaggtGGGTGCCTGGACCTACCACTACAGTGACCCAGGGGACTACACATGGGAGCAGGCCAGGAATTTCTGCCAGACCTTCTTTACTGACCTGGTGGCAATCCAGAACCAGCAGGAGATCGAGTACCTCAACAAGAGCCTGCCCTTCCATGGGCGCTACTACTGGATTGGCTTACGCAAGCTGGGTGGCATCTGGACCTGGGTGGGCACCGGGAGGGCGCTGTCCAAGGAGGCAGAGAACTGGGCACTGGGGGAGCCCAACAACCGCCGCTCCAACCAGGACTGCGTGGAGATCTACATCCAGCGGCCACAGCAGGCTGGCAAGTGGAACGACGAGCCCTGCAACCGGAAGAAGAAGGCGCTGTGCTACCGGG cctcctgccagcccttcctGTGCAGCCAGCATGGCGAGTGCGTGGAGACCATTGGGAGCTACCGCTGCGAGTGCTACCCTGGCTTCTATGGCCCTGAGTGCACAGATG TTGTGCAGTGTGCCAAGCTGGAGCCCAAGGGAGTGCCCATGAACTGCAGTCATCCCTACAGAGACTTCAGCTACAACTCCACCTGTGAGTTCAGGTGCCCCGAGGGGTTTGAGCGGCGAGGGGCGGGCGTGCTGCGGTGTCTGCCTTCCCAGGAGTGGTCAGCAAACATCCCCACCTGCGCAG CCGTCACCTGCCCGGTGCTCAGTGCTCCAGAAAAGGGAGAGCTGAACTGCTCCCACCTCCAGGGCAACTTCACCTTTGGCTCCACGTGTGCCTTCTCCTGCCAGAAAGGGTTTGTGCTGATGGGGCCGGAGAGCCGTGAGTGCACAGccacagggacatggacagggGATGCCCCACGCTGTGAAG CAATTGCCTGTCCAGTGCTCAGTGCTCCAGAAAAGGGAGAGCTGAATTGCTCCCACCTCCACGGCAACTTCACCTTTGGCTCCAGGTGTGCCTTCTCCTGCCAGAAGGGGTTTGTGCTGATGGGGCCAGAGAGCCGTGAGTGCACAGCCACAGGGATCTGGACTGGGGATGCCCCACGCTGTGAAG CAATTGCCTGTCCAGTGCTCAGTGCTCCAGAAAAGGGAGAGCTGAACTGCTCCCACCTCCACGGCAACTTCACCTATGGATCCAGGTGTGCCTTCTCCTGCCAGAAGGGGTTTGTGCTGATGGGGCCGGAGAGCCGTGAGTGCACAGccacagggacatggacagggGATGCCCCACGCTGTGAAG CAATTGCCTGTCCAGTGCTCAGTGCTCCAGAAAAGGGAGAGCTGAACTGCTCCCACCTCCATGGCAACTTCACCTATGGATCCAGGTGTGCCTTCTCCTGCCAGACAGGATTTGCCTtggtggggctgcagagccatgaGTGCACAGCCTTGGGGACTTGGACTGGGGACACACCACACTGTGAAG CCATCACCTGTCCAGTGCTGAGAGCTCCAGAAAAGGGAGAGCTAAACTGCTCCCACCTCCATGGGGACTTCACCTTTGGCTCCACGTGTGCCTTCTCCTGCCAGACAGGGTTTGTGCTGATGGGGTCAGACAGTCGCAAGTGCACAGccacagggacatggacagggGATGCCCCACGCTGTGAAG CCATCAAATGCTCAGCACTGAGCACCCCCAAGATGGGCCAGTctgcctgctcccacctccATGGGGACTTCACCTTTGGCTCCACATGTGCCTTCTCCTGCCAGGCAGGGTTTGTGCTGATGGGGCCGGAGAGCCGTgactgcacagccctggggacctgGACTGGGGACCCCACACATTGCAAAG CCATCAGCTGCCCAGTGCTGTCCCCCCCCAGCAGAGgtcagctgagctgctctcatgTGCATGGGAACTTCACCTACAACTCCACGTGCATCTTTTCCTGCGAGGAGGGGTTTGTTCGGATGGGAGCAGAGATGCTTCGGTGTGAGGCCACGGGGAACTGGACTAGGGATTCCCCTGTCTGTGCAG AGGATGGTGCCTTCCTAAAGCAAGTCCTGGCTTACAGCAGcggctcagccctggcagtaGCTGGTCTTGTGCTCTCTGGGGGGCTCATTGCCTTCCTTGCCAAGAGACTCAGTGACAGAg aggagaagaggaagctCCTGAAACCCACCAG TGACCTGGGAGCGCCGGGCACCTTCACCAACTCAGCATATGATGCCAACCTGTGA
- the SELP gene encoding P-selectin isoform X2 yields the protein MDTGTAVGLQSVGRTRTLGSPGTYLGIAAITWGMVLWVQVGAWTYHYSDPGDYTWEQARNFCQTFFTDLVAIQNQQEIEYLNKSLPFHGRYYWIGLRKLGGIWTWVGTGRALSKEAENWALGEPNNRRSNQDCVEIYIQRPQQAGKWNDEPCNRKKKALCYRASCQPFLCSQHGECVETIGSYRCECYPGFYGPECTDVVQCAKLEPKGVPMNCSHPYRDFSYNSTCEFRCPEGFERRGAGVLRCLPSQEWSANIPTCAAVTCPVLSAPEKGELNCSHLQGNFTFGSTCAFSCQKGFVLMGPESRECTATGTWTGDAPRCEAIACPVLSAPDRGEMHCSHLHGNFTYGSRCAFSCQTGFALVGLQSHECTALGTWTGDTPHCEAIACPVLSAPEKGELNCSHLHGNFTFGSRCAFSCQKGFVLMGPESRECTATGIWTGDAPRCEAIACPVLSAPEKGELNCSHLHGNFTYGSRCAFSCQKGFVLMGPESRECTATGTWTGDAPRCEAIACPVLSAPEKGELNCSHLHGNFTYGSRCAFSCQTGFALVGLQSHECTALGTWTGDTPHCEAITCPVLRAPEKGELNCSHLHGDFTFGSTCAFSCQTGFVLMGSDSRKCTATGTWTGDAPRCEAIKCSALSTPKMGQSACSHLHGDFTFGSTCAFSCQAGFVLMGPESRDCTALGTWTGDPTHCKAISCPVLSPPSRGQLSCSHVHGNFTYNSTCIFSCEEGFVRMGAEMLRCEATGNWTRDSPVCAEDGAFLKQVLAYSSGSALAVAGLVLSGGLIAFLAKRLSDREEKRKLLKPTSDLGAPGTFTNSAYDANL from the exons ATGGACACG ggcactgctgtgggACTGCAATCTGTTGGGAGGACAAGGActctgggctctcctggcacctACCTGGGCATCGCTGCCATCACATGGG GCAtggtgctgtgggtgcaggtGGGTGCCTGGACCTACCACTACAGTGACCCAGGGGACTACACATGGGAGCAGGCCAGGAATTTCTGCCAGACCTTCTTTACTGACCTGGTGGCAATCCAGAACCAGCAGGAGATCGAGTACCTCAACAAGAGCCTGCCCTTCCATGGGCGCTACTACTGGATTGGCTTACGCAAGCTGGGTGGCATCTGGACCTGGGTGGGCACCGGGAGGGCGCTGTCCAAGGAGGCAGAGAACTGGGCACTGGGGGAGCCCAACAACCGCCGCTCCAACCAGGACTGCGTGGAGATCTACATCCAGCGGCCACAGCAGGCTGGCAAGTGGAACGACGAGCCCTGCAACCGGAAGAAGAAGGCGCTGTGCTACCGGG cctcctgccagcccttcctGTGCAGCCAGCATGGCGAGTGCGTGGAGACCATTGGGAGCTACCGCTGCGAGTGCTACCCTGGCTTCTATGGCCCTGAGTGCACAGATG TTGTGCAGTGTGCCAAGCTGGAGCCCAAGGGAGTGCCCATGAACTGCAGTCATCCCTACAGAGACTTCAGCTACAACTCCACCTGTGAGTTCAGGTGCCCCGAGGGGTTTGAGCGGCGAGGGGCGGGCGTGCTGCGGTGTCTGCCTTCCCAGGAGTGGTCAGCAAACATCCCCACCTGCGCAG CCGTCACCTGCCCGGTGCTCAGTGCTCCAGAAAAGGGAGAGCTGAACTGCTCCCACCTCCAGGGCAACTTCACCTTTGGCTCCACGTGTGCCTTCTCCTGCCAGAAAGGGTTTGTGCTGATGGGGCCGGAGAGCCGTGAGTGCACAGccacagggacatggacagggGATGCCCCACGCTGTGAAG CCATTGCCTGTCCAGTGCTCAGTGCGCCAGACCGGGGAGAGATGCACTGCTCCCACCTCCATGGCAACTTCACCTATGGATCCAGGTGTGCCTTCTCCTGCCAGACAGGATTTGCCTtggtggggctgcagagccatgaGTGCACAGCCTTGGGGACTTGGACTGGGGACACACCACACTGTGAAG CAATTGCCTGTCCAGTGCTCAGTGCTCCAGAAAAGGGAGAGCTGAATTGCTCCCACCTCCACGGCAACTTCACCTTTGGCTCCAGGTGTGCCTTCTCCTGCCAGAAGGGGTTTGTGCTGATGGGGCCAGAGAGCCGTGAGTGCACAGCCACAGGGATCTGGACTGGGGATGCCCCACGCTGTGAAG CAATTGCCTGTCCAGTGCTCAGTGCTCCAGAAAAGGGAGAGCTGAACTGCTCCCACCTCCACGGCAACTTCACCTATGGATCCAGGTGTGCCTTCTCCTGCCAGAAGGGGTTTGTGCTGATGGGGCCGGAGAGCCGTGAGTGCACAGccacagggacatggacagggGATGCCCCACGCTGTGAAG CAATTGCCTGTCCAGTGCTCAGTGCTCCAGAAAAGGGAGAGCTGAACTGCTCCCACCTCCATGGCAACTTCACCTATGGATCCAGGTGTGCCTTCTCCTGCCAGACAGGATTTGCCTtggtggggctgcagagccatgaGTGCACAGCCTTGGGGACTTGGACTGGGGACACACCACACTGTGAAG CCATCACCTGTCCAGTGCTGAGAGCTCCAGAAAAGGGAGAGCTAAACTGCTCCCACCTCCATGGGGACTTCACCTTTGGCTCCACGTGTGCCTTCTCCTGCCAGACAGGGTTTGTGCTGATGGGGTCAGACAGTCGCAAGTGCACAGccacagggacatggacagggGATGCCCCACGCTGTGAAG CCATCAAATGCTCAGCACTGAGCACCCCCAAGATGGGCCAGTctgcctgctcccacctccATGGGGACTTCACCTTTGGCTCCACATGTGCCTTCTCCTGCCAGGCAGGGTTTGTGCTGATGGGGCCGGAGAGCCGTgactgcacagccctggggacctgGACTGGGGACCCCACACATTGCAAAG CCATCAGCTGCCCAGTGCTGTCCCCCCCCAGCAGAGgtcagctgagctgctctcatgTGCATGGGAACTTCACCTACAACTCCACGTGCATCTTTTCCTGCGAGGAGGGGTTTGTTCGGATGGGAGCAGAGATGCTTCGGTGTGAGGCCACGGGGAACTGGACTAGGGATTCCCCTGTCTGTGCAG AGGATGGTGCCTTCCTAAAGCAAGTCCTGGCTTACAGCAGcggctcagccctggcagtaGCTGGTCTTGTGCTCTCTGGGGGGCTCATTGCCTTCCTTGCCAAGAGACTCAGTGACAGAg aggagaagaggaagctCCTGAAACCCACCAG TGACCTGGGAGCGCCGGGCACCTTCACCAACTCAGCATATGATGCCAACCTGTGA
- the SELP gene encoding P-selectin isoform X4 translates to MGTAVGLQSVGRTRTLGSPGTYLGIAAITWGMVLWVQVGAWTYHYSDPGDYTWEQARNFCQTFFTDLVAIQNQQEIEYLNKSLPFHGRYYWIGLRKLGGIWTWVGTGRALSKEAENWALGEPNNRRSNQDCVEIYIQRPQQAGKWNDEPCNRKKKALCYRASCQPFLCSQHGECVETIGSYRCECYPGFYGPECTDVVQCAKLEPKGVPMNCSHPYRDFSYNSTCEFRCPEGFERRGAGVLRCLPSQEWSANIPTCAAVTCPVLSAPEKGELNCSHLQGNFTFGSTCAFSCQKGFVLMGPESRECTATGTWTGDAPRCEAIACPVLSAPDRGEMHCSHLHGNFTYGSRCAFSCQTGFALVGLQSHECTALGTWTGDTPHCEAVTCPVLSAPEKGELNCSHLHGNFTFGSRCAFSCQKGFVLMGLESRECTATGIWTGDAPRCEAIACPVLSAPEKGELNCSHLHGNFTFGSRCAFSCQKGFVLMGPESRECTATGIWTGDAPRCEAIACPVLSAPEKGELNCSHLHGNFTYGSRCAFSCQKGFVLMGPESRECTATGTWTGDAPRCEAIACPVLSAPEKGELNCSHLHGNFTYGSRCAFSCQTGFALVGLQSHECTALGTWTGDTPHCEAITCPVLRAPEKGELNCSHLHGDFTFGSTCAFSCQTGFVLMGSDSRKCTATGTWTGDAPRCEAIKCSALSTPKMGQSACSHLHGDFTFGSTCAFSCQAGFVLMGPESRDCTALGTWTGDPTHCKAISCPVLSPPSRGQLSCSHVHGNFTYNSTCIFSCEEGFVRMGAEMLRCEATGNWTRDSPVCAEDGAFLKQVLAYSSGSALAVAGLVLSGGLIAFLAKRLSDREEKRKLLKPTSDLGAPGTFTNSAYDANL, encoded by the exons ATG ggcactgctgtgggACTGCAATCTGTTGGGAGGACAAGGActctgggctctcctggcacctACCTGGGCATCGCTGCCATCACATGGG GCAtggtgctgtgggtgcaggtGGGTGCCTGGACCTACCACTACAGTGACCCAGGGGACTACACATGGGAGCAGGCCAGGAATTTCTGCCAGACCTTCTTTACTGACCTGGTGGCAATCCAGAACCAGCAGGAGATCGAGTACCTCAACAAGAGCCTGCCCTTCCATGGGCGCTACTACTGGATTGGCTTACGCAAGCTGGGTGGCATCTGGACCTGGGTGGGCACCGGGAGGGCGCTGTCCAAGGAGGCAGAGAACTGGGCACTGGGGGAGCCCAACAACCGCCGCTCCAACCAGGACTGCGTGGAGATCTACATCCAGCGGCCACAGCAGGCTGGCAAGTGGAACGACGAGCCCTGCAACCGGAAGAAGAAGGCGCTGTGCTACCGGG cctcctgccagcccttcctGTGCAGCCAGCATGGCGAGTGCGTGGAGACCATTGGGAGCTACCGCTGCGAGTGCTACCCTGGCTTCTATGGCCCTGAGTGCACAGATG TTGTGCAGTGTGCCAAGCTGGAGCCCAAGGGAGTGCCCATGAACTGCAGTCATCCCTACAGAGACTTCAGCTACAACTCCACCTGTGAGTTCAGGTGCCCCGAGGGGTTTGAGCGGCGAGGGGCGGGCGTGCTGCGGTGTCTGCCTTCCCAGGAGTGGTCAGCAAACATCCCCACCTGCGCAG CCGTCACCTGCCCGGTGCTCAGTGCTCCAGAAAAGGGAGAGCTGAACTGCTCCCACCTCCAGGGCAACTTCACCTTTGGCTCCACGTGTGCCTTCTCCTGCCAGAAAGGGTTTGTGCTGATGGGGCCGGAGAGCCGTGAGTGCACAGccacagggacatggacagggGATGCCCCACGCTGTGAAG CCATTGCCTGTCCAGTGCTCAGTGCGCCAGACCGGGGAGAGATGCACTGCTCCCACCTCCATGGCAACTTCACCTATGGATCCAGGTGTGCCTTCTCCTGCCAGACAGGATTTGCCTtggtggggctgcagagccatgaGTGCACAGCCTTGGGGACTTGGACTGGGGACACACCACACTGTGAAG CCGTTACCTGTCCAGTGCTCAGTGCTCCAGAAAAGGGAGAGCTGAATTGCTCCCACCTCCACGGCAACTTCACCTTTGGCTCCAGGTGTGCCTTCTCCTGCCAGAAGGGGTTTGTGCTGATGGGGCTGGAGAGCCGTGAGTGCACAGCCACAGGGATCTGGACTGGGGATGCCCCACGCTGTGAAG CAATTGCCTGTCCAGTGCTCAGTGCTCCAGAAAAGGGAGAGCTGAATTGCTCCCACCTCCACGGCAACTTCACCTTTGGCTCCAGGTGTGCCTTCTCCTGCCAGAAGGGGTTTGTGCTGATGGGGCCAGAGAGCCGTGAGTGCACAGCCACAGGGATCTGGACTGGGGATGCCCCACGCTGTGAAG CAATTGCCTGTCCAGTGCTCAGTGCTCCAGAAAAGGGAGAGCTGAACTGCTCCCACCTCCACGGCAACTTCACCTATGGATCCAGGTGTGCCTTCTCCTGCCAGAAGGGGTTTGTGCTGATGGGGCCGGAGAGCCGTGAGTGCACAGccacagggacatggacagggGATGCCCCACGCTGTGAAG CAATTGCCTGTCCAGTGCTCAGTGCTCCAGAAAAGGGAGAGCTGAACTGCTCCCACCTCCATGGCAACTTCACCTATGGATCCAGGTGTGCCTTCTCCTGCCAGACAGGATTTGCCTtggtggggctgcagagccatgaGTGCACAGCCTTGGGGACTTGGACTGGGGACACACCACACTGTGAAG CCATCACCTGTCCAGTGCTGAGAGCTCCAGAAAAGGGAGAGCTAAACTGCTCCCACCTCCATGGGGACTTCACCTTTGGCTCCACGTGTGCCTTCTCCTGCCAGACAGGGTTTGTGCTGATGGGGTCAGACAGTCGCAAGTGCACAGccacagggacatggacagggGATGCCCCACGCTGTGAAG CCATCAAATGCTCAGCACTGAGCACCCCCAAGATGGGCCAGTctgcctgctcccacctccATGGGGACTTCACCTTTGGCTCCACATGTGCCTTCTCCTGCCAGGCAGGGTTTGTGCTGATGGGGCCGGAGAGCCGTgactgcacagccctggggacctgGACTGGGGACCCCACACATTGCAAAG CCATCAGCTGCCCAGTGCTGTCCCCCCCCAGCAGAGgtcagctgagctgctctcatgTGCATGGGAACTTCACCTACAACTCCACGTGCATCTTTTCCTGCGAGGAGGGGTTTGTTCGGATGGGAGCAGAGATGCTTCGGTGTGAGGCCACGGGGAACTGGACTAGGGATTCCCCTGTCTGTGCAG AGGATGGTGCCTTCCTAAAGCAAGTCCTGGCTTACAGCAGcggctcagccctggcagtaGCTGGTCTTGTGCTCTCTGGGGGGCTCATTGCCTTCCTTGCCAAGAGACTCAGTGACAGAg aggagaagaggaagctCCTGAAACCCACCAG TGACCTGGGAGCGCCGGGCACCTTCACCAACTCAGCATATGATGCCAACCTGTGA